Proteins encoded in a region of the Saccharothrix ecbatanensis genome:
- a CDS encoding SMODS-associated NUDIX domain-containing protein: protein MRISYCALLRIRDDDRFVLFHTSSRPGAYAPPGGVFKYFPPAVELLEHLGFQPERHSSRGVRTRADLRGVLPLRSFAGFRQWFASGAYREDAQECLRRELTEELTEVGFPDLGDRVREVGLAHVRTVSEGPYPVSGKDYRQARLFEVHDLVVTGGASERLREAVVALSVDPGVSTVVSATAAEIVHGRAGHSLIAPHTAYLVGTRRTGADLPPVQ, encoded by the coding sequence GTGCGGATCTCCTACTGCGCGTTGCTGCGCATCCGGGACGACGACCGGTTCGTGCTGTTCCACACCTCCTCCCGTCCGGGCGCCTATGCACCGCCCGGCGGCGTGTTCAAGTACTTCCCGCCCGCGGTCGAACTGCTGGAACACCTGGGCTTCCAACCCGAGCGGCACAGCTCGCGCGGCGTGCGCACGCGGGCGGACCTGCGGGGTGTGCTGCCACTGCGCTCGTTCGCGGGCTTCCGGCAGTGGTTTGCCAGCGGCGCCTACCGGGAGGACGCCCAGGAGTGCCTGCGCCGGGAGCTGACCGAGGAACTGACGGAGGTCGGCTTCCCCGACCTGGGCGACCGGGTGCGCGAGGTCGGCCTGGCGCACGTGCGGACGGTGTCGGAAGGCCCGTACCCGGTGTCCGGCAAGGACTACCGCCAGGCCCGCCTGTTCGAGGTGCACGACCTGGTGGTCACCGGCGGCGCCTCGGAACGCCTGAGGGAGGCGGTAGTGGCCCTGAGCGTCGACCCGGGGGTGTCGACGGTGGTCAGCGCGACCGCCGCGGAGATCGTGCACGGACGGGCCGGGCACTCCCTCATCGCGCCGCACACTGCCTACCTCGTCGGCACCCGGCGCACCGGGGCCGACCTGCCCCCGGTCCAATGA